In Fundulus heteroclitus isolate FHET01 chromosome 18, MU-UCD_Fhet_4.1, whole genome shotgun sequence, a single genomic region encodes these proteins:
- the srpra gene encoding signal recognition particle receptor subunit alpha: MLDFFTIFSKGGIVLWCFQGAGVTESFTGPVNALIRSVILQERGGNNSFTHEALSMKYKLDNEFELIFVVGFQKILTLTYVDKFIDDVQLHFRDRYKNELEQKGALKHVNNSFDFEDRFKKLLREAEESSKARSPPPMRSFEKSEKSQKTVKSMIETKGGDKAKEQGGKKNKHTKKEAPAVEPAKGDQGKTPPSGQKAVVNGNQGLTPEEIIQKNREDFFRKRMMGPAEKPIKSPKPQKPKEKQNRVWNNGGSSAKNLDYSNKNGEASPGDGERNPDGRFDPDMQVSSMKGDLLSVDYESSEEGEMEEEEEEEVVVSETSKTSPKKSGGFGGMFGMLKGLVGSKSLSREDMEPVLEKMKDHLIAKNVAADISSQLCESVAKKLEGKVMGTFTTVASTVKQALQDSLVQILQPKRRVDILRDVMEAQSQRRPFVVTFCGVNGVGKSTNLAKISYWLIENGFSVLIAACDTFRAGAVEQLRTHQRRLNSLHPPEKHGGRPVIQLYEKGYGKDAAGIAMEAIAYARNQAFDVVLVDTAGRMQDNAPLMTALAKLIAVNMPDLVLFVGEALVGNEAVDQLVKFNQALADHSMSDKPRLIDGIVLTKFDTIDDKVGAAISMTYITGQPIVFVGTGQTYNDLRSLNARAVVGALMKA; this comes from the exons ATGTTGGATTTCTTCACCATCTTCAGCAAAGGGGGGATAGTGCTGTGGTGCTTCCAGGGAGCCGGGGTGACCGAGTCTTTCACGGGGCCGGTCAACGCTCTGATCCGCTCGGTGATCCTTCAG GAGCGCGGCGGGAACAACTCGTTCACCCACGAAGCTCTGAGTATGAAATATAAACTGGACAACGAGTTCGAGTTGATATTTGTG GTGGGTTTTCAAAAGATCCTCACGCTGACTTACGTGGACAAGTTCATAGATGACGTCCAGCTTCACTTCAGGGATCGTTACAAGAACGAGCTGGAGCAAAAGGGAGCCCTGAAGCATGTCAACAACTCCTTCGACTTCGAGGACAGGTTCAAGAAGCTCCTGAG AGAGGCGGAGGAAAGCAGCAAGGCCCGAAGCCCGCCCCCCATGCGGTCCTTTGAGAAGTCCGAGAAATCCCAGAAAACTGTGAAGTCCATGATTGAGACGAAGGGTGGAGATAAGGCGAAGGAACAGGGAGGCAAAAAGAATAAACATACCAAAAAGGAGG CTCCTGCCGTTGAGCCCGCCAAAGGGGATCAAGGCAAGACCCCACCTTCTGGCCAGAAGGCCGTCGTCAACGGCAACCAAGGCTTGACTCCTGAGGAGATCATCCAAAAGAACAGAGAGGATTTCTTCCGCAAGCGCATGATGGGGCCGGCGGAGAAACCGAT CAAGTCCCCAAAGCCCCAGAAGCCAAAGGAGAAGCAGAACCGTGTGTGGAACAACGGCGGCAGCAGCGCCAAGAACCTGGACTACAGCAACAAGAACGGAGAGGCTTCCCCCGGAGACGGCGAGAGGAACCCGGACGGGCGATTCGACCCA GATATGCAGGTCAGCTCCATGAAGGGCGACCTGCTCTCTGTGGACTACGAGTCCAGCGAGgagggagagatggaggaggaagaggaagaggaagtggTCGTCAGCGAAACAAGCAAGACCAG TCCCAAAAAGAGTGGCGGCTTCGGGGGGATGTTTGGGATGCTGAAGGGTCTGGTGGGGTCTAAGAGCCTCTCCCGGGAGGACATGGAGCCAGTGCTGGAGAAAATGAAGGACCACCTCATCG CAAAGAACGTAGCAGCGGATATTTCCTCCCAGCTGTGCGAGTCCGTTGCCAAGAAACTGGAGGGCAAAGTGATGGGCACGTTCACCA CCGTGGCCTCCACAGTGAAGCAGGCCCTGCAGGACTCCCTGGTGCAGATCCTGCAGCCCAAGCGGCGGGTGGACATCCTGAGAGACGTCATGGAGGCTCAGAGCCAGCGCCGGCCCTTCGTCGTCACCTTCTGCGGTGTCAACGGGGTGGGCAAGTCTACCAACCTGGCAAAG ATCTCCTACTGGCTGATTGAGAACGGTTTCAGCGTGCTGATCGCCGCCTGCGACACCTTCCGCGCGGGCGCGGTGGAGCAGCTCCGCACCCACCAGCGCCGCCTGAACTCCCTGCACCCGCCAGAGAAGCACGGAGGCCGCCCCGTGATCCAGCTCTACGAGAAGGGCTACGGGAAAGATGCCGCCGGGATCGCGATGGAGGCCATCGCCTACG CTCGGAACCAGGCTTTCGACGTGGTGCTGGTGGACACGGCCGGGCGAATGCAGGACAACGCCCCCCTGATGACGGCCCTGGCCAAACTCATCGCCGTCAACATGCCTGATTTGGTGCTGTTTGTCGGAGAGGCTCTGGTGGGCAATGAGGCCGTGGACCAGCTG GTGAAGTTTAATCAGGCTCTGGCCGACCACTCCATGTCGGACAAGCCTCGCCTCATCGACGGGATTGTTCTCACGAAGTTCGACACCATTGACGACAAG GTGGGCGCGGCCATCTCCATGACTTACATCACAGGCCAGCCCATCGTGTTCGTGGGCACGGGGCAGACCTACAACGACCTGCGCAGCCTCAACGCGCGCGCCGTGGTGGGCGCCCTGATGAAGGCTTAA
- the LOC105929064 gene encoding toll/interleukin-1 receptor domain-containing adapter protein isoform X1, which translates to MKLHLAFIYLKDFKEEPSRHDGINNMHGWFQKLFKSQKTLPMQNEKGKAAEKPECKSSSSAATSDGTALTQPQPSTLAPSSELRWKRKYDVFVCHSSAQRDIEEAQRLVSFLETPPRSLRCFLWHRDSCPGGAMFTEFCNAVENSHIRALLITPSFVQDDWCSYMMHQALAEGPMSNRMIPLLQDLAHSQYPQELKFYYYIDLSRNPDHGFSVVNKTVQSYLEKLIQNDKKLSCSLGSSSCGSDGGDKMQESNLMLVQSTVEPSAPLEGMQHRD; encoded by the exons ATGAAGTTGCATCTGGCATTTATTTACTTGAAAGACTTTAAAGAGGAGCCCAGCCGGCATGATGGTATTAACAACATGCATG GATGGTtccaaaaactgtttaaatctcAAAAAACTTTACCAATGCAAAATGAGAAAGGTAAAGCAGCTGAAAAACCAGAGTGTAAATCCTCCTCCTCCGCTGCAACATCAGACGGGACCGCTCTTACTCAACCACAGCCGTCGACACTCGCTCCGAGTTCAGAGCTGAGGTGGAAACGGAAATATGACGTGTTTGTGTGCCACAGCTCTGCCCAGAGGGACATTGAGGAGGCCCAACGACTGGTGTCGTTCCTTGAGACTCCGCCCCGCAGCCTCCGGTGCTTCCTGTGGCACAGGGACTCCTGTCCGGGAGGTGCTATGTTCACAGAGTTTTGTAACGCAGTGGAGAACAGCCACATACGGGCTCTGCTCATCACTCCCAGCTTTGTCCAGGATGACTGGTGCAGTTACATGATGCACCAGGCCCTGGCCGAGGGACCCATGTCCAACAGGATGATACCGCTGCTTCAGGACCTAGCCCACTCCCAGTACCCACAGGAACTCAAGTTCTACTACTACATCGACCTGAGCAGGAATCCTGACCATGGCTTCAGTGTCGTCAACAAGACCGTACAAAGCT ATCTGGAGAAGTTGATCCAAAATGACAAGAAACTGAGTTGCAGCCTGGGCAGCTCAAGCTGCGGATCAGATGGGGGAGACAAGATGCAAGAAAGCAACTTGATGCTCGTGCAAAGCACCGTGGAGCCTTCTGCTCCACTTGAAGGGATGCAGCACAGAGATTAA
- the LOC105929064 gene encoding toll/interleukin-1 receptor domain-containing adapter protein isoform X2, producing the protein MQNEKGKAAEKPECKSSSSAATSDGTALTQPQPSTLAPSSELRWKRKYDVFVCHSSAQRDIEEAQRLVSFLETPPRSLRCFLWHRDSCPGGAMFTEFCNAVENSHIRALLITPSFVQDDWCSYMMHQALAEGPMSNRMIPLLQDLAHSQYPQELKFYYYIDLSRNPDHGFSVVNKTVQSYLEKLIQNDKKLSCSLGSSSCGSDGGDKMQESNLMLVQSTVEPSAPLEGMQHRD; encoded by the exons ATGCAAAATGAGAAAGGTAAAGCAGCTGAAAAACCAGAGTGTAAATCCTCCTCCTCCGCTGCAACATCAGACGGGACCGCTCTTACTCAACCACAGCCGTCGACACTCGCTCCGAGTTCAGAGCTGAGGTGGAAACGGAAATATGACGTGTTTGTGTGCCACAGCTCTGCCCAGAGGGACATTGAGGAGGCCCAACGACTGGTGTCGTTCCTTGAGACTCCGCCCCGCAGCCTCCGGTGCTTCCTGTGGCACAGGGACTCCTGTCCGGGAGGTGCTATGTTCACAGAGTTTTGTAACGCAGTGGAGAACAGCCACATACGGGCTCTGCTCATCACTCCCAGCTTTGTCCAGGATGACTGGTGCAGTTACATGATGCACCAGGCCCTGGCCGAGGGACCCATGTCCAACAGGATGATACCGCTGCTTCAGGACCTAGCCCACTCCCAGTACCCACAGGAACTCAAGTTCTACTACTACATCGACCTGAGCAGGAATCCTGACCATGGCTTCAGTGTCGTCAACAAGACCGTACAAAGCT ATCTGGAGAAGTTGATCCAAAATGACAAGAAACTGAGTTGCAGCCTGGGCAGCTCAAGCTGCGGATCAGATGGGGGAGACAAGATGCAAGAAAGCAACTTGATGCTCGTGCAAAGCACCGTGGAGCCTTCTGCTCCACTTGAAGGGATGCAGCACAGAGATTAA